DNA sequence from the Bradyrhizobium diazoefficiens genome:
ATCCGCATGCGCGGCATTTGATTTGGGAGCGGCTGCGGGCGCTGCTGTCGCGCGGCAAGACCATCCTTTTGACGACGCACTTCATGGAGGAGGCGGAGCGATTGTGCGACCGCCTGTGCGTCCTCGAGGCAGGACGCAAGATCGCCGAAGGGCCGCCACACACATTGATCGACGAACAGATCGGTTGCCCGGTCATTGAGGTTTACGGTGGTGACCCGAACGAGCTCTCCGCTCTCGTCAAGCCGCTCGCTCAACGTACCGAAATCAGCGGCGAGACGCTCTTTTGCTATGCGCCGGATCCAGAGCAGGTGCTCGCGCGGCTGCGTGGGCGGACCGGTCTTCGTCTGCTTCAGCGGCCACCGAACCTAGAGGATGTCTTCTTACGGTTGACCGGACGGGAGATGAGGGACTGAATGATGTGGGAGCAGTATGCGGCGGCTCTGCCCGCCAATGCGTGGAACTGGAGCGCCGTATGGCGCCGGAATTACATGGCTTGGCGCAAAGCGGCGCTGGCATCGCTTCTTGGCAACCTCGCTGAGCCCATGAGCGCCTTGTTCGGTCTCGGCTTCGGCCTGGGACTGATGATCGGCCAAGTCGATGGCATTTCATACGTGGCCTTTCTGGCAGCTGGGATGGTCGCGACAAGCGCGATGATTTCCGCGACCTTTGAAACCGTCTATGGCGCCTTCGCTCGGATGAACGCCCAGCGCACCTGGGATGCGATCCTTTGCACGGAGCTCACGCTTGGCGACGTCGTTCTCGGTGAATTGGCGTGGGCTGCGACAAAGGCCGTTCTGGCAGGAACAGGAATTACGATTGTCGCCGCCGCGCTGGGCTATGCGGCATGGCCGTC
Encoded proteins:
- a CDS encoding ABC transporter permease encodes the protein MWEQYAAALPANAWNWSAVWRRNYMAWRKAALASLLGNLAEPMSALFGLGFGLGLMIGQVDGISYVAFLAAGMVATSAMISATFETVYGAFARMNAQRTWDAILCTELTLGDVVLGELAWAATKAVLAGTGITIVAAALGYAAWPSIPYALPAIALTGVAFASLAMVVIALAPSYDYFVFYQTLFLTPMMYLCGAIFPVAQLPVALQRVAEALPLAHSIDLIRPAMLDRDAGSIGLHVGVLCIYTVVAFVVSALLLRRRLMR